From a single Paraburkholderia sp. D15 genomic region:
- a CDS encoding alpha/beta hydrolase yields MSPKRLFCAAAVSLYCTGLCLIDAGAAFAQTPAPADTPMTTPSAEPADGPGAQGTPSDAPAPPPIAQPAQPAQPAQAPQPAAPTQAAANAAPMTGPVRNVVLVHGAFVDGSSWNGVIAKLQQKGYHVSSVQNPLTSLADDVAATRRVLARQNGPTMLVGHSWGGVVITEAGANAPNVAGLVYVAAIAPDLHESTQDLMKRAAPMPAAQAIMPDANGFLWLDRSKYRAEFAADVPENLTRVLATAQVPIAAKAFGETVSQVAWREKPSWYVLTTKDRAVSPDVEKFMADRMGAKIVPVASSHLAPVSHAGAIADAIDRAARELSRQQ; encoded by the coding sequence ATGTCGCCCAAACGCCTGTTTTGCGCTGCTGCCGTGTCTCTGTACTGCACGGGTCTCTGCCTGATCGATGCCGGCGCGGCCTTCGCCCAGACACCGGCGCCCGCCGACACGCCCATGACGACGCCATCCGCCGAACCCGCCGATGGGCCCGGCGCCCAAGGCACCCCGTCCGACGCCCCCGCCCCGCCGCCGATCGCGCAACCCGCTCAGCCGGCACAACCCGCGCAAGCGCCCCAACCCGCAGCCCCCACGCAAGCCGCCGCCAACGCCGCGCCCATGACCGGCCCCGTGCGCAACGTCGTGCTGGTGCACGGCGCGTTCGTCGATGGCTCGAGCTGGAACGGCGTGATCGCGAAGCTGCAGCAGAAGGGTTATCACGTGAGTTCGGTGCAAAACCCACTGACGTCCCTTGCCGATGACGTGGCCGCGACCCGCCGCGTGCTCGCGCGTCAGAACGGACCGACAATGCTGGTCGGCCACTCGTGGGGCGGCGTCGTGATTACCGAAGCGGGCGCGAACGCGCCGAACGTGGCGGGCCTCGTGTACGTCGCGGCGATCGCGCCGGACCTGCACGAGTCGACCCAGGATCTGATGAAGCGCGCCGCGCCGATGCCCGCGGCCCAGGCGATCATGCCGGACGCGAACGGCTTCCTGTGGCTCGACCGCAGCAAATACCGCGCGGAGTTCGCCGCCGACGTCCCCGAAAATCTCACTCGCGTGCTCGCCACCGCGCAGGTGCCGATCGCCGCGAAGGCTTTCGGCGAAACGGTGAGTCAGGTCGCGTGGCGGGAAAAACCATCGTGGTACGTGCTGACGACGAAGGACCGTGCAGTCTCGCCCGACGTCGAAAAATTTATGGCCGACCGGATGGGCGCGAAGATCGTGCCCGTGGCGTCGAGCCATCTCGCGCCGGTGTCGCACGCCGGCGCGATCGCGGACGCGATCGATCGCGCGGCGCGCGAGTTGAGCAGACAGCAGTAA